A region of Esox lucius isolate fEsoLuc1 chromosome 3, fEsoLuc1.pri, whole genome shotgun sequence DNA encodes the following proteins:
- the dars2 gene encoding aspartate--tRNA ligase, mitochondrial — protein sequence MANKGRILAQRLFIMGRLETRTYSRWRGTTIPIVKQEYLVKPGISEKRCLFNVNKHSTCTKGSSSLSLRSHTCGELRPDHVGEEVTLCGWVQYRRQDLFIILRDFSGMAQIIIPQNEAQINLKKALLDLPLESVIMVKGKVRHRPNGQENKGMPTGEIEVLVECVEILNVCRKLPFEIKDFVKKSESLRMQYRYLDLRSSQMQYNLRLRSQLVMKMREYLCNVHGFVDVETPTLFKRTPGGAKEFVVPSREPGRFYSLPQSPQQFKQLLMVAGIDRYFQLARCYRDEGSKPDRQPEFTQVDIEMSFVDQSGIQRLIEGLLQYSWPVEKGQISTPFPCMTYEEAMNDYGVDKPDTRFAMRLMDVSETFHDTEIEFLKEALKRPGGCIQAICVPDGAKHLKGKDQESLKQIAKTQFGQEVSVALVKADGALKSPLSRLMPSSAKQQLLQMAHAGPGDLLLISAGTRECVRPLLGKLRLQCAELLEGSGVAVRNPSAFHFLWVVDFPLFLPKEEDPGQLESAHHPFTAPHPEDNHLLYSQPLKVRGQHYDLVLNGCEIGGGSIRIHKASEQLHVLETILKEDPALLSHLLDALDSGAPPHGGIALGLDRLVSIIVGAPSIRDVIAFPKSFKGRDLMCQAPDLVSEEELKPYYISVNWSGGGNGNQEK from the exons ATGGCCAATAAAGGTAGAATATTGGCGCAGAGGCTGTTTATCATGGGTAGACTGGAGACCAGGACATATTCACGATGGCGAGGGACAACAATTCCGATTGTAAAACAAGAATATCTGGTCAAACCCGGTATTTCTGAAAAGAGGTGTTTGTTCAATGTCAACAAGCACTCAACGTGCACTAAAG GTTCTAGCAGCTTGTCTCTCCGTAGTCACACTTGTGGGGAGCTACGGCCTGACCATGTAGGAGAGGAAGTCACACTCTGTGGCTGGGTTCAGTACCGGAG ACAGGACTTATTTATTATCCTGAGGGATTTTAGCGGCATGGCACAAATTATTATTCCCCAAAATGAG GcccaaattaatttgaaaaaagcCTTGCTTGACTTACCGCTTGAATCTGTGATCATGGTGAAAGGCAAAGTCAGACATCGACCAAATGGACAAGAGAACAAG ggGATGCCGACAGGAGAGATTGAAGTTCTTGTTGAATGTGTGGAGATTCTCAATGTCTGCCGTAAGCTGCCTTTTGAAATCAAAGATTTTGTGAAA aaATCTGAATCCCTTCGGATGCAATATCGCTACCTGGACCTTCGTTCTTCACAAATGCAGTACAATCTCAGGCTGAGGTCACAGCTagtgatgaagatgagagagtaCCTGTGCAATGTTCATG GGTTTGTGGATGTTGAAACTCCCACCTTATTCAAGAGGACTCCAGGC GGTGCCAAGGAGTTTGTGGTGCCCTCACGAGAACCCGGACGGTTTTACTCCCTGCCTCAGAGTCCTCAGCAGTTTAAACAGCTTCTCATGGTGGCTGGCATTGACAG GTACTTTCAACTGGCCCGGTGCTACCGAGATGAAGGTTCcaaaccagacagacagccagaatTCACCCAG GTGGACATTGAGATGTCCTTTGTGGATCAATCTGGAATCCAAAGGCTTATTGAGGGTTTGCTCCAATACTCCTGGCCTGTGGAAAAAGGTCAGATCTCCACACCATTCCCCTGCATGACATATGAAGAAGCAATGAATGACTACGGAGTCGACAAGCCAGACACCCGATTCGCCATGAGG CTCATGGATGTCAGTGAAACATTTCATGACACAGAAATCGAGTTCCTAAAAGAGGCCCTAAAACGACCAGGAGGCTGCATTCAGGCAATTTGTGTGCCGGATGGGGCG aaacatttgaagGGCAAGGATCAGGAATCCCTAAAACAAATTGCCAAGACCCAGTTTGGCCAG GAAGTGAGTGTAGCATTGGTGAAGGCAGATGGTGCACTGAAGTCTCCTCTGAGCAGACTCATGCCTTCCTCAGCCAAACAGCAGCTGCTCCAGATGGCTCATGCCGGACCTGGGGACCTGCTGCTCATCTCTGCTGGGACGCGGGAATGTGTG CGTCCTTTGTTGGGTAAGTTGAGGCTTCAGTGTGCTGAACTTCTGGAAGGTTCCGGTGTGGCTGTTCGGAATCCTTCAGCATTTCACTTCCTGTGGGTGGTGGACTTCCCACTGTTCCTGCCAAAAGAAGAGGACCCTGGTCAGCTTGAGTCAGCCCACCATCCTTTCACAGCGCCTCACCCAGAGGATAACCATCTCCTCTACTCCCAACCTCTCAAG GTACGTGGGCAGCATTATGACCTGGTCCTGAACGGGTGTGAAATTGGGGGAGGATCCATTCGTATTCACAAGGCCTCTGAGCAGCTACATGTCCTAGAGACAATTCTCAAG GAGGATCCGGCACTCCTCTCTCATCTGCTGGATGCGCTGGACTCTGGGGCTCCTCCTCACGGTGGCATCGCCTTGG GTCTGGATCGCCTGGTGTCCATTATTGTTGGAGCCCCTAGCATCAGGGACGTGATTGCCTTCCCCAAATCATTCAAGGGCCGTGACCTGATGTGTCAGGCTCCCGATTTGGTCTCCGAAGAGGAGCTGAAACCCTACTACATCTCTGTTAACTGGTCAGGTGGAGGTAACGGGAACCAGGAGAAATAG